In Symmachiella dynata, the following are encoded in one genomic region:
- the sthA gene encoding Si-specific NAD(P)(+) transhydrogenase, producing MQAAKLGRSVAVVERMEMIGGNCTHKGTIPSKALRFAVFQVANLLTSRLVDSEALAKARSFSNLRRSARSVIERQVDMRQSFYDRNSVPVYDGHAKFRDPHTIDIYDELGGKRTLTAKTFVIATGSRPFRPPEIDFDHRLVHDSDTILDLQETPRSISVFGAGVIGCEYASMFRNIGVKVNLINTRDKLLEFLDDEIIDALSYHLRDRGVILRHRESYERVEPVDNGVILHLKSGKQIKTDILLWAAGRSGNTNDLGLESVGIEPDSRGLLHVDEHFRTSVEHIYAVGDVIGQPSLASAAYVQGRYAAFHLVHGECERALIEDIPTGIYTSPEISSLGKTERELTEMGVPYEVGQSTFKSLARAQITGQTVGMLKLLFHRETLQLLGIHCFGANASEIIHIGQAIMSQPGEQNSLRYFVNSTFNYPTMAEAYRVAALNGLNRLF from the coding sequence ATGCAGGCGGCCAAGCTAGGCCGGTCCGTTGCTGTCGTCGAACGCATGGAGATGATCGGCGGAAACTGCACGCACAAAGGGACCATTCCCAGCAAAGCGCTCAGATTCGCTGTCTTCCAAGTGGCCAACTTGCTCACCAGTCGGCTCGTCGATTCCGAGGCGCTCGCCAAAGCGCGATCCTTTTCCAACCTCCGCCGCTCCGCCCGATCTGTCATCGAGCGGCAGGTCGATATGCGGCAAAGCTTTTATGATCGTAACAGCGTCCCGGTTTACGACGGGCACGCGAAGTTCCGCGATCCACATACCATCGATATTTACGACGAACTGGGAGGCAAACGGACATTAACCGCAAAAACGTTTGTGATCGCTACCGGCTCGCGCCCCTTTCGCCCCCCCGAAATCGACTTCGACCACCGGCTGGTCCACGATAGCGACACGATTTTGGATCTTCAGGAAACCCCCCGTTCGATCAGCGTGTTTGGCGCAGGCGTTATCGGTTGTGAATATGCCTCGATGTTTCGCAACATCGGCGTGAAGGTCAATCTCATCAACACCCGGGACAAACTGTTGGAGTTTCTCGACGATGAAATCATTGACGCGCTCAGCTACCACCTGCGGGACCGCGGCGTGATTCTCCGGCACCGCGAGTCCTACGAGCGCGTCGAACCTGTGGATAACGGCGTTATCCTGCATCTCAAGTCCGGAAAACAAATCAAAACCGACATCCTGTTATGGGCCGCGGGACGAAGCGGAAATACCAACGACCTGGGCTTAGAGTCCGTCGGCATTGAACCGGACTCGCGCGGGCTGCTCCATGTGGACGAGCATTTCCGCACGTCCGTTGAACACATCTATGCAGTGGGCGACGTGATCGGCCAACCTTCGCTGGCCAGCGCCGCCTATGTGCAAGGCCGCTACGCCGCCTTTCATCTGGTCCACGGCGAGTGCGAGCGGGCTTTGATCGAAGATATTCCCACAGGCATTTACACCAGCCCGGAAATCAGTTCGTTGGGCAAGACCGAACGCGAACTCACAGAGATGGGCGTCCCCTACGAAGTGGGGCAATCCACATTCAAGAGCCTAGCCCGCGCGCAGATCACTGGCCAAACCGTGGGCATGCTCAAGCTGCTGTTCCATCGTGAGACGCTGCAACTGCTCGGCATTCATTGCTTCGGAGCCAACGCGTCGGAAATTATTCACATTGGCCAAGCCATCATGTCCCAGCCGGGCGAACAAAACTCGCTTCGCTATTTCGTCAACTCGACGTTTAACTACCCCACCATGGCCGAAGCATACCGCGTCGCCGCCCTCAACGGACTCAATCGCTTGTTTTAG
- a CDS encoding potassium channel protein yields the protein MSLFLAICVIAVTGYVAAGWELDDSIYMVIITIFGVGYGEVHPIDSPGLRALTILVIIAGYGAVIYTVGGFMQMLIDGELNKALGARRMAKEIERLEGHTIICGVGRMGTILARDLAAAKKPFVVIDSDERRIQAAEAQGYWVINGDATEEYILEQAGIRQASVLATVLSADTTNVFVTITAREMNPAVMIIARGENPRTEKKLLGCGANRVVLPTAIGATKVAQLIIRPKAENMLEQMTHQGDMQEELGHIGLQFDELEIGPGSILLNKPLSTIEVRGNHGFLIVGIRHADGTMTFNAKTDTKLTQGDVVIVLGHKSDIPQLEAKFSARANVLTYRGVKIEN from the coding sequence ATGTCATTGTTCTTGGCGATTTGCGTGATCGCAGTCACCGGCTATGTGGCAGCGGGCTGGGAATTGGATGATTCGATTTATATGGTGATTATCACCATCTTCGGCGTCGGTTACGGCGAAGTGCACCCGATCGATTCGCCAGGTCTCAGAGCGCTGACAATTCTGGTCATCATCGCTGGTTACGGCGCGGTGATTTATACCGTCGGTGGATTCATGCAGATGTTGATCGACGGCGAGCTGAATAAGGCATTGGGAGCCAGGAGAATGGCCAAAGAGATCGAACGCTTGGAGGGCCATACGATTATCTGCGGTGTGGGCCGCATGGGAACGATATTGGCTCGCGATTTGGCTGCGGCAAAAAAACCGTTTGTGGTCATCGATAGTGATGAGCGGCGGATCCAGGCGGCCGAGGCCCAGGGTTATTGGGTGATCAATGGCGATGCCACCGAGGAATATATTCTTGAACAGGCCGGCATCCGCCAAGCATCAGTGCTAGCCACGGTCCTTTCGGCTGATACCACAAACGTGTTCGTCACGATTACTGCCCGGGAAATGAATCCAGCGGTTATGATTATCGCACGCGGCGAAAATCCTCGAACCGAAAAAAAACTGCTGGGCTGTGGCGCGAATCGGGTCGTATTGCCGACGGCCATCGGTGCGACCAAAGTCGCACAGTTGATTATTCGACCCAAAGCCGAGAATATGTTGGAGCAAATGACCCATCAGGGGGACATGCAGGAGGAATTGGGCCACATTGGATTGCAGTTCGATGAGTTGGAAATTGGTCCCGGATCGATCCTGTTAAACAAACCGTTGAGCACGATTGAGGTTCGCGGGAATCACGGTTTTTTAATCGTAGGGATTCGGCATGCGGACGGGACGATGACATTCAACGCCAAAACGGATACGAAGCTAACGCAAGGCGACGTGGTGATCGTACTTGGGCACAAATCCGACATCCCTCAACTCGAGGCAAAATTCTCAGCCCGCGCGAATGTCCTCACCTATCGCGGAGTGAAAATAGAAAATTAA
- a CDS encoding DUF1559 domain-containing protein, with translation MKFSAPGSTRSPQPAAGKGFTLIELLVVIAIIAILIALLLPAVQQAREAARRTTCKNNMRQIALGLHNYQSTHLVFPMGVLGTSGSTSNGHLLTTWQTLILPYIEQVAVYNEYDFNVRFDDPNNAAAVIHVIPTYLCASQPETDVVDLLYGPSHYAAASGTTPGADDGILYPLSATRFRNVTDGTTNTLAAGEINFEFGGWARGAINSGGGGGGGGGGGGGGGSQGFARGVLRWWKASPNCAQPGMNPPGTSCSSSAERRFQFSSPHVGGSHFSLADGSGRFISESIDVDLYRALFTVQGGEIVNEF, from the coding sequence ATGAAGTTCAGTGCTCCAGGTTCCACACGTTCACCGCAGCCAGCGGCTGGCAAAGGTTTTACGTTAATCGAATTGTTGGTCGTGATTGCGATCATCGCGATTTTGATTGCGTTGCTGTTGCCAGCCGTGCAACAAGCCCGTGAAGCGGCTCGGCGGACGACTTGCAAAAACAACATGCGGCAAATTGCGCTGGGACTGCACAATTATCAATCGACGCACCTCGTGTTTCCGATGGGCGTGTTGGGGACTAGCGGCAGCACGTCGAATGGACATTTGCTAACAACCTGGCAGACGCTGATTTTGCCCTACATCGAACAAGTCGCTGTGTACAACGAATACGATTTCAATGTGCGTTTCGATGACCCCAACAATGCCGCTGCGGTCATCCATGTCATTCCGACCTACCTGTGTGCCTCACAACCCGAAACCGATGTCGTCGATTTGCTGTACGGCCCCAGCCACTATGCCGCTGCATCCGGCACGACTCCCGGCGCGGATGACGGGATCTTGTATCCGCTCTCCGCAACACGTTTCCGGAATGTGACGGATGGCACGACCAATACCTTGGCGGCTGGAGAAATCAATTTCGAATTCGGCGGTTGGGCGCGAGGAGCGATCAATTCCGGCGGAGGTGGCGGCGGCGGCGGTGGGGGAGGAGGCGGAGGCGGCAGTCAAGGTTTCGCACGGGGCGTGCTCCGCTGGTGGAAGGCCTCACCCAATTGCGCCCAGCCGGGAATGAATCCGCCGGGAACGAGTTGCTCCAGCAGCGCCGAGCGACGTTTCCAGTTTTCCAGCCCGCATGTAGGCGGCAGCCACTTCTCGTTGGCCGATGGCAGCGGACGGTTTATCAGCGAGTCGATTGATGTCGACCTGTACCGCGCGCTATTCACGGTGCAGGGTGGCGAGATTGTTAATGAGTTTTAG
- a CDS encoding glutamine synthetase III, with protein sequence MNFKDTPTGELFNANVFSKAVMKQRLPKPVFATLSRTIDAGEKLDCSTADAVASAMKDWAIEKGATHYAHVFYPLTGFTAEKHDSFLSPDGEGGALAEFSGKQLIQGEPDGSSFPTGGIRVTFEARGYTIWDVTSPAYIMENPNGTTLCIPTAFVSWTGEALDKKTPVLRSMQALNIQAQRILKLFGHTDGAMVSSTAGPEQEYFLVDRNFYFARPDLLNAGRTLMGAPPPKGQEFDDHYFGAIPDRVLAFMLESERELFKLGIPVKTRHNEVAPGQFEIAPMFEFANIATDHQQLLMTTLKRTAEKYGMACLMHEKPFAGVNGSGKHVNWSMGSATQGNLMDPGDTPHENAQFLLFCAAVIRGVHKFQGLLRAVVASASNDHRLGANEAPPAIISIFLGDQLTDVFEQIKGGGANSSIPKGTLTVGVDVLPPLPKDAGDRNRTSPFAFTGNRFEFRAVGSNQSIAGPLVAMNTIVADSLDYCATRLEEATGGDPSKLHGELQKLLTEIINEHGAVVFNGDGYSDAWHEEAEKRGLLNLKTTTDALPVLQSEEVKELFGKYAVLSERELSSRLDTYLEQYCNSISVEVKLTLEMARTMIFPAAIRYQNELASTCANLKMLGYEFDTDTLDTMTSLVKALQDSIAELEATLEEPETDDLLAEASNYCHVVLPAMGKVRSIADKLEAVVADDLWPLPTYQEMLFIK encoded by the coding sequence ATGAATTTTAAGGATACGCCGACCGGCGAGCTCTTTAACGCCAATGTCTTTTCCAAGGCGGTGATGAAGCAGCGGCTGCCTAAGCCCGTTTTCGCGACATTAAGCCGTACGATCGACGCTGGTGAAAAGCTGGATTGTTCTACTGCCGACGCGGTTGCGTCAGCGATGAAGGACTGGGCGATTGAAAAAGGGGCTACGCACTACGCCCACGTTTTCTACCCGTTGACCGGCTTTACTGCCGAGAAGCACGATAGCTTTCTCTCGCCGGATGGCGAAGGGGGCGCGTTGGCTGAATTCTCCGGCAAGCAGTTGATTCAAGGCGAACCGGATGGTTCCAGTTTCCCGACCGGCGGGATTCGCGTGACGTTCGAAGCCCGGGGTTATACGATTTGGGACGTCACCAGTCCCGCGTATATTATGGAAAACCCCAACGGAACGACGTTGTGTATTCCGACGGCGTTTGTCTCCTGGACGGGCGAAGCACTGGACAAAAAGACGCCAGTACTGCGTTCGATGCAAGCGTTGAACATACAAGCCCAGCGGATTCTCAAACTCTTCGGCCACACAGACGGAGCCATGGTTTCTTCCACAGCTGGTCCGGAACAAGAGTATTTCCTGGTCGACCGGAACTTCTATTTTGCCCGTCCGGACTTGTTGAACGCCGGTCGCACGTTGATGGGGGCTCCGCCGCCAAAAGGTCAAGAATTCGACGATCATTACTTCGGTGCGATTCCCGATCGCGTCTTGGCGTTCATGCTCGAAAGTGAGCGAGAGCTGTTCAAACTGGGGATTCCGGTCAAAACGCGGCACAATGAAGTGGCTCCGGGCCAATTCGAAATTGCGCCGATGTTTGAATTCGCCAACATTGCGACCGACCACCAACAGTTGTTGATGACCACGTTGAAACGGACGGCTGAGAAGTACGGCATGGCCTGCTTGATGCATGAAAAACCGTTCGCGGGCGTCAACGGTTCTGGTAAGCACGTCAACTGGTCCATGGGGAGCGCCACGCAAGGCAATCTGATGGATCCGGGCGACACGCCGCATGAAAACGCGCAGTTCCTGTTGTTCTGTGCTGCTGTCATTCGGGGCGTGCATAAATTCCAAGGCTTGCTGCGGGCTGTTGTGGCTTCGGCGAGTAACGATCATCGCTTGGGGGCCAACGAAGCTCCGCCGGCGATCATTTCGATCTTCTTGGGAGATCAACTCACCGACGTCTTCGAACAGATCAAAGGGGGAGGTGCCAATTCTTCGATTCCCAAGGGAACGTTGACCGTTGGTGTCGATGTGTTGCCGCCGCTGCCCAAGGATGCCGGCGACCGCAACCGGACCAGCCCGTTTGCCTTTACCGGAAATCGTTTTGAATTCCGTGCTGTGGGATCGAACCAGTCGATCGCCGGTCCGTTGGTGGCCATGAATACGATCGTGGCCGATTCACTGGACTACTGTGCGACGCGATTGGAAGAAGCGACCGGTGGTGATCCGAGTAAACTACACGGTGAGTTGCAAAAACTGCTGACTGAAATCATCAACGAACACGGCGCGGTTGTGTTCAATGGTGATGGCTATAGTGACGCTTGGCACGAGGAAGCTGAAAAACGCGGCTTGCTCAATCTGAAGACCACGACCGATGCTCTGCCTGTTCTGCAATCGGAAGAGGTCAAGGAATTGTTCGGTAAGTACGCGGTACTTTCTGAACGTGAATTGTCCAGTCGTCTCGACACGTATCTTGAGCAGTATTGCAACTCGATCAGTGTGGAAGTCAAACTGACACTCGAAATGGCCAGGACCATGATCTTCCCGGCTGCGATTCGGTATCAGAACGAGTTGGCTTCGACGTGTGCGAACTTGAAAATGTTAGGTTACGAATTCGATACCGATACGTTGGATACGATGACCAGTCTAGTGAAGGCGTTGCAAGACAGCATTGCTGAACTGGAAGCGACATTGGAAGAGCCGGAAACGGATGATCTGCTGGCAGAAGCTAGCAATTATTGCCATGTCGTGTTGCCGGCAATGGGCAAGGTTCGCTCGATTGCTGACAAACTGGAAGCAGTCGTGGCCGATGACTTGTGGCCGTTGCCCACCTACCAGGAAATGCTGTTTATCAAGTAA
- a CDS encoding WD40 repeat domain-containing protein, which yields MTTPILSLGHRNAAYSVAFARDAQLLASGCLDKTISVWDLPSGKQRMQLRGHREAVCEVVFLPDGVTLLSASLDKTLRLWDLESGKLKSTLTGVHQTYLTCMDASADCRLAASGSHDKSVVVWDIAGGQPLGELKGHTDLITAIAMSPDGKVITSGGHDVLVRLWDAEKREPLKELGPHTAAIQSLAFSPDGTTVAAGDDDGVIRIWNTKTGDFTKIRGGHQRTVKSLTFSPDGTQLASGGADTTVRIHDVATAREVRNLQGHRNSVYDVAFAPDGKQLASAGFDRTVHVWSL from the coding sequence ATGACGACACCTATCCTCAGCCTTGGTCACAGGAACGCCGCCTATTCGGTCGCGTTTGCTCGTGATGCGCAGCTGTTGGCCAGTGGTTGTCTAGATAAGACGATCTCAGTGTGGGATTTGCCGTCGGGAAAACAGCGGATGCAGTTGCGTGGACATCGCGAGGCGGTGTGTGAAGTTGTCTTTTTACCCGACGGCGTCACGCTGCTGTCGGCGAGTTTGGACAAGACGTTGCGGCTGTGGGATCTGGAATCAGGCAAACTGAAATCGACGCTGACGGGAGTGCACCAGACCTATCTGACCTGCATGGACGCGTCGGCCGATTGCCGTCTGGCAGCTTCCGGCTCGCACGACAAGAGCGTGGTTGTTTGGGATATTGCTGGTGGACAGCCATTGGGGGAACTCAAGGGGCATACGGATCTGATTACCGCCATTGCGATGTCGCCCGACGGAAAAGTGATCACCTCGGGTGGACACGATGTGCTTGTGCGACTTTGGGATGCAGAGAAGCGAGAGCCGCTTAAAGAGCTCGGTCCGCACACCGCAGCCATTCAAAGCCTCGCATTCTCGCCGGACGGAACGACCGTCGCCGCTGGTGATGACGATGGTGTGATTCGAATTTGGAATACCAAGACAGGGGACTTCACAAAGATTCGCGGCGGGCATCAGCGGACGGTGAAGTCGCTAACCTTTTCTCCCGATGGAACTCAACTCGCCTCCGGCGGGGCGGACACGACGGTGCGGATTCACGACGTGGCCACGGCGCGCGAAGTGAGGAATCTCCAGGGGCATCGCAACAGCGTCTACGATGTGGCCTTTGCCCCCGACGGCAAACAGTTGGCCTCCGCCGGTTTCGATCGAACGGTGCATGTTTGGAGCCTTTGA
- a CDS encoding MGH1-like glycoside hydrolase domain-containing protein produces the protein MPQAELNRLAAESRRETGANWKRWGPYLAERQWGTVREDYSSDGRPWLHFTHEEAVWRAYRWGEDGLLGITDRQCRLCFAVALWNGQDPILKERLFGLTGPEGNHGEDVKEAYYYLDSTPTHSYLKALYKYPQAEYPYQHLRSENAQRTRHDPEFELTETGIFDDGRYFDVQIEYAKAACEDILIRIQISNRGPEDAPIHLLPTWWYRNTWSWGPTDEQPSVKPSLRQIDGSSLLAMHETLGEFQIHADAGPDQQPPGWMFTENETNTWRIDDPESRRPSCKDAFHLAVAEGIEGVVNPEPEGTKAAARYHALVPAGGSVEFRLRMTATNQIPDQPFGEEFDRTFEQRIAEADSFSASLVDPGLSVDEQRVLRQANAGLLWTKQFYHYVIPRWLDGKSPPGQHTGPRTVRRNSDWGHLFNRDIISMPDKWEYPWYAAWDSAFHMIPFADLDPDFAKDQAILFLREWYMHPTGQIPAYEWNLSDVNPPVHAWACWRVYQITASLGDRDRIFLERVFQKLLLNFTWWVNRKDVRGKHVFTGGFLGLDNIGIFDRSKPLPTGGHLEQADGTAWMAYYCSSMLSIAFDLADDNPAYEDMASKFFEHYVSIAEAMNSLDGTGLWDETDGFYYDHLHLDGHSMPLRIRSIVGLIPLLTVDVIYDRVLDQLPGFRKRMDWFLNHRPDLSKFMTYMERGDPNQDGNGLRLLAIPTRERLSRLLWYLLNEDEFLSPYGVRSLSKYHEEHPFEYDLNGEKLRVQYLSGESDSGLFGGNSNWRGPVWFPLNYLLIEALERYHQFYGETLRVECPTRSGRYMNLRQVADEIRKRLAKLFLADSEGDRPCYTRGERFLNDPHWRDLVLFYEYFDAETGKGLGASHQTGWTALISPILKTLASRREHD, from the coding sequence ATGCCTCAAGCGGAATTGAATCGACTGGCCGCCGAGTCGCGGCGTGAAACCGGTGCGAACTGGAAACGGTGGGGGCCTTATCTCGCAGAACGGCAATGGGGCACCGTCCGCGAAGATTATTCCAGTGACGGCAGACCCTGGCTGCATTTTACCCATGAAGAGGCAGTTTGGCGGGCCTACCGTTGGGGCGAAGATGGGCTACTGGGGATCACCGACCGGCAATGCCGACTCTGCTTTGCCGTCGCACTGTGGAATGGTCAAGATCCGATCCTGAAGGAGCGTCTGTTCGGCTTGACCGGACCGGAGGGGAATCACGGCGAGGACGTCAAAGAGGCTTATTATTACCTCGATTCCACACCGACGCATTCTTACCTCAAAGCACTGTACAAATATCCGCAGGCCGAATATCCCTACCAGCATTTGCGGTCCGAGAATGCGCAGCGCACGCGGCACGATCCGGAATTCGAACTGACCGAAACGGGGATCTTCGACGACGGTCGTTATTTCGATGTGCAGATCGAATATGCCAAAGCGGCCTGCGAAGATATTCTCATTCGGATTCAGATATCGAACCGCGGGCCGGAGGATGCTCCGATTCATCTGCTGCCAACTTGGTGGTATCGCAATACATGGTCCTGGGGACCCACCGATGAACAGCCGAGCGTGAAACCGAGCCTCCGCCAAATCGACGGCAGCAGCCTATTGGCTATGCACGAAACGTTGGGCGAGTTTCAGATTCACGCAGATGCCGGGCCCGATCAGCAACCGCCCGGTTGGATGTTTACGGAAAACGAAACCAATACCTGGCGGATCGATGACCCAGAAAGCCGTCGTCCCTCGTGTAAGGATGCCTTCCACTTGGCCGTTGCTGAGGGCATCGAAGGCGTGGTGAACCCCGAACCAGAGGGCACCAAGGCAGCGGCGCGGTACCATGCGCTGGTCCCGGCAGGCGGATCTGTGGAGTTCCGCTTGCGGATGACAGCGACGAATCAGATTCCTGACCAACCGTTCGGTGAAGAATTTGACCGGACGTTTGAGCAGCGGATAGCCGAAGCCGATTCATTTTCGGCATCACTGGTGGACCCGGGATTGTCCGTCGACGAGCAGCGCGTTTTACGACAAGCCAATGCGGGACTGCTATGGACCAAGCAGTTCTATCATTACGTCATTCCCCGTTGGCTGGATGGAAAGAGCCCGCCGGGTCAGCATACCGGACCGCGGACCGTTCGCCGCAACAGCGATTGGGGGCACCTGTTCAACCGCGACATTATTTCGATGCCGGACAAATGGGAATACCCCTGGTATGCCGCCTGGGATTCTGCGTTCCACATGATTCCGTTCGCCGATTTGGACCCGGATTTCGCCAAGGATCAGGCGATCCTGTTTTTGCGTGAATGGTATATGCACCCTACAGGGCAGATTCCAGCGTACGAATGGAATTTGAGCGACGTCAATCCGCCCGTGCACGCCTGGGCCTGCTGGCGGGTGTATCAGATTACGGCGAGTCTGGGAGACCGGGACCGCATTTTTTTGGAGCGGGTCTTTCAAAAGCTATTGTTGAATTTCACCTGGTGGGTCAACCGCAAGGATGTTCGCGGCAAGCATGTCTTTACTGGCGGATTTCTCGGACTGGATAACATCGGCATCTTTGATCGCTCCAAGCCGTTACCGACGGGCGGACATCTGGAACAGGCCGACGGAACAGCCTGGATGGCCTATTACTGTTCCAGCATGTTGTCGATCGCGTTTGACCTGGCGGACGACAATCCGGCCTACGAGGATATGGCCTCGAAGTTTTTCGAGCATTATGTTTCGATCGCCGAAGCGATGAATTCGCTGGATGGGACAGGGCTGTGGGATGAGACCGACGGGTTTTACTATGACCATTTGCATTTGGATGGTCACAGTATGCCGCTGCGAATTCGTTCGATTGTTGGTTTGATTCCGCTATTGACCGTCGATGTGATTTACGACCGCGTTCTGGATCAGTTGCCGGGATTCCGTAAGCGGATGGACTGGTTTTTGAATCATCGTCCCGATCTCTCGAAATTTATGACCTATATGGAACGGGGCGATCCGAACCAGGATGGCAATGGGTTGCGATTATTGGCAATTCCGACACGGGAACGGTTATCGCGGTTGTTGTGGTATTTGCTCAACGAAGATGAGTTTCTCTCTCCCTACGGAGTGCGGTCGCTCTCGAAATATCATGAGGAGCACCCCTTCGAATACGATTTGAACGGTGAAAAACTGCGAGTGCAGTATTTGTCCGGCGAGTCGGACAGTGGGTTGTTCGGCGGCAATTCCAACTGGCGAGGGCCGGTTTGGTTTCCGTTGAATTATCTTCTCATCGAAGCATTGGAGCGGTATCATCAGTTCTACGGAGAGACATTACGGGTTGAATGTCCTACGCGTTCCGGTCGATATATGAATTTGCGGCAGGTCGCGGATGAGATCCGCAAACGGTTGGCGAAGCTGTTTTTGGCGGATTCAGAAGGGGATCGTCCTTGTTATACGCGGGGGGAGCGTTTCCTGAATGATCCGCATTGGCGTGACTTGGTTCTGTTTTATGAGTACTTCGACGCCGAGACCGGCAAGGGCCTGGGCGCGAGCCATCAGACGGGCTGGACGGCGTTGATTTCCCCGATCCTAAAAACTTTGGCGAGTCGTCGAGAACACGATTAG
- a CDS encoding DUF1501 domain-containing protein — translation MLRIPGSGFRLCDGVSRRSFLQVGGLALGGLSLPQLLQAEEQVPGGKSHKSVIMVFLTGGPPHQDMVDLKPEAPAEYRGEFSPIHSNVPGLDVCEHLPLMSQRMDRLAVIRTLVGSEGRHAAFQCLHGHPVLNQPPGGWPCFGSVISKLQGPLNREIPASISLQPRIGIQPWSDPGQPGFAGMKHAPYAPNATGTQDLVLEGMDMSKLNDRRALLDRMDHLRRTLDTNDAVDGMNTYYRQAFDILTSGRLATALDVEQEDPAVRERYGRGSKEPAGYGDAGWMRNEDFIVARRLIEAGARVVTLSFGRWDWHGQPHGTNFDNARDHLPALDQALTALLDDLRDRGMEDDVSVVVWGEFGRTPLINKRGGRDHWPSVGCALLAGGGMRTGQVIGATNARAEHPIQRPVHFQEIFGTLYHNLGLDVGNLTINDLTGRPQFLIDYGKYQPLPELV, via the coding sequence ATGTTGAGGATACCGGGAAGCGGATTTCGGCTTTGCGACGGGGTTTCCCGGCGGTCGTTCCTCCAGGTCGGCGGATTGGCGCTAGGAGGCTTGAGTCTGCCACAATTGTTGCAAGCTGAGGAGCAGGTTCCCGGCGGCAAGTCGCACAAGTCGGTGATCATGGTGTTTCTCACCGGCGGGCCGCCGCATCAAGATATGGTCGATCTGAAGCCGGAGGCGCCGGCGGAGTATCGCGGCGAATTTTCTCCCATTCATTCCAATGTGCCGGGCCTCGACGTTTGCGAGCATTTGCCATTGATGTCGCAGCGGATGGACCGGTTGGCGGTGATTCGCACACTGGTCGGTTCCGAGGGGCGGCATGCGGCGTTTCAATGTTTGCATGGGCACCCGGTGCTGAATCAGCCGCCCGGCGGGTGGCCTTGTTTTGGGTCGGTGATTTCTAAGTTGCAAGGTCCGCTGAATCGCGAGATTCCCGCCAGTATTAGTTTGCAACCCCGCATCGGCATTCAGCCGTGGAGCGATCCCGGACAGCCGGGGTTTGCGGGCATGAAACATGCGCCGTATGCACCCAACGCCACCGGAACACAGGATCTGGTGTTGGAGGGGATGGATATGTCGAAGCTGAACGATCGCCGTGCGCTGTTGGATCGCATGGACCACTTGCGACGCACGTTGGATACCAACGACGCCGTCGACGGCATGAATACGTACTACCGGCAGGCGTTTGATATCTTGACCTCGGGCCGTTTGGCGACCGCTTTGGATGTCGAACAGGAAGATCCGGCGGTGCGCGAGCGCTATGGACGCGGGTCCAAGGAACCGGCCGGTTATGGCGATGCAGGTTGGATGCGGAATGAAGACTTTATCGTCGCCCGGCGGCTTATCGAAGCGGGGGCGCGGGTCGTGACGCTGTCGTTCGGACGCTGGGATTGGCACGGCCAGCCGCACGGTACGAATTTTGACAACGCTCGCGATCATCTGCCGGCGTTGGACCAAGCGTTGACGGCACTGTTGGATGATCTGCGCGACCGCGGCATGGAGGATGACGTCTCGGTCGTGGTCTGGGGTGAATTTGGTCGCACGCCGTTGATCAACAAGCGAGGCGGGCGGGACCATTGGCCCAGCGTGGGATGTGCGCTGTTGGCCGGCGGCGGTATGCGCACAGGGCAAGTCATCGGTGCGACGAATGCGCGAGCGGAACACCCGATACAACGCCCGGTGCATTTTCAAGAGATCTTTGGCACGCTGTATCACAATCTCGGGTTGGACGTGGGCAATCTAACGATCAACGATTTGACGGGTCGCCCGCAGTTTTTAATCGACTACGGCAAATATCAACCGTTACCGGAACTGGTTTAA
- a CDS encoding winged helix-turn-helix domain-containing protein yields the protein MARQKQAQVAVTPRAKVWLEVDGTYIFGLGICRILEAVEETGSIKNAAAAVDKSYRHVWSRIKEVEARLGIVLVETQVGGGDLRRSTLTEPARQLTARYREMRQQVFEIVEEQFTADIQEIVNGVRSEG from the coding sequence ATGGCACGTCAAAAACAGGCGCAGGTGGCGGTCACGCCGCGGGCGAAGGTCTGGTTGGAGGTCGATGGCACTTACATCTTTGGGTTGGGGATTTGCCGCATCTTGGAGGCGGTAGAAGAGACCGGTTCGATCAAGAATGCCGCTGCTGCTGTCGACAAAAGCTATCGGCACGTGTGGTCGCGCATTAAAGAGGTCGAAGCCCGGCTGGGGATCGTGCTGGTGGAAACGCAGGTGGGGGGCGGCGATCTGCGGCGGAGCACGCTGACTGAACCCGCGCGACAATTGACGGCTCGCTATCGAGAGATGCGACAACAGGTGTTTGAAATTGTCGAAGAGCAGTTTACGGCGGATATTCAGGAGATTGTGAATGGCGTGAGGAGTGAAGGGTGA